One genomic region from Vitis riparia cultivar Riparia Gloire de Montpellier isolate 1030 chromosome 17, EGFV_Vit.rip_1.0, whole genome shotgun sequence encodes:
- the LOC117904711 gene encoding histone deacetylase 6 — protein sequence MEDGIGGASLPSGPDAKKRRVCYFYEPTIGDYYYGQGHPMKPHRIRMAHNLVVHYALHRRMEINRPFPAGPDDIRRFHSDDYVDFLASVTPDSLHDHAHSRYLKRFNVGEDCPVFDGLFGFCQASAGGSIGAAVKLNRRDADIALNWAGGLHHAKKSEASGFCYVNDIVLGILELLKVHRRVLYVDIDIHHGDGVEEAFFTTDRVMTVSFHKFGDFFPGTGHIRDIGVGPGKYYALNVPLNDGMDDESFRGLFRPIIQKVMEVYQPDAVVLQCGADSLSGDRLGCFNLSVNGHADCLRFLRSFNVPLMVLGGGGYTIRNVARCWCYETAVAVGVEPDNKLPYNEYYEYFGPDYTLHIEPCNMENQNSPKDLEKIRNMLLEQLSRLPHAPSVPFQTTPPITKVPEEEEEDMDKRPKPRIWNGEDCESDPDEDEKPRAQFSNTNHHPTSNVEMRGVTGKIKEEKTT from the exons ATGGAGGACGGGATAGGGGGTGCGTCGCTCCCGTCAGGGCCTGATGCTAAGAAGCGCCGGGTGTGTTACTTCTATGAGCCCACCATCGGCGACTACTACTACGGCCAAGGGCACCCGATGAAACCTCACCGCATCAGGATGGCGCATAACTTGGTTGTTCATTATGCGCTTCATCGCCGGATGGAGATCAACCGCCCTTTTCCTGCTGGCCCAGATGATATCCGACGGTTTCACTCGGACGACTATGTGGACTTCCTGGCCTCAGTCACACCCGATTCGCTCCATGACCACGCTCACTCTAGATACTTGAAGCGCTTCAATGTCGGCGAGGACTGCCCCGTTTTCGACGGCCTATTCGGCTTCTGCCAGGCCTCCGCCGGCGGCTCCATCGGCGCGGCCGTCAAGCTCAACCGCCGTGACGCTGATATTGCTCTGAATTGGGCGGGTGGGTTGCATCACGCCAAGAAGTCCGAAGCTTCCGGCTTTTGTTATGTCAACGACATCGTTCTGGGTATTCTCGAGCTGCTCAAGGTCCACAGG CGTGTATTATATGTAGATATTGACATCCACCACGGAGATGGTGTTGAGGAGGCATTTTTCACCACTGACAGAGTCATGACTGTGTCTTTCCACAAATTTGGGGATTTCTTTCCAGGGACCGGGCACATTAGAGACATAGGGGTGGGGCCTGGGAAGTACTATGCCCTGAATGTTCCTTTAAATGATGGAATGGACGATGAGAGTTTTCGTGGTCTATTTCGGCCCATTATTCAAAAAGTCATGGAGGTTTATCAGCCAGATGCAGTTGTTCTCCAATGTGGAGCTGATTCTTTGTCTGGTGATAGATTGGGATGCTTCAATTTGTCTGTGAATGGTCATGCAGATTGCCTTCGTTTTCTTAGATCTTTCAATGTTCCTCTTATGGTCTTGGGAGGTGGAGGGTATACAATCCGGAATGTTGCCCGTTGCTGGTGCTATgag ACGGCAGTAGCAGTTGGGGTGGAACCTGATAATAAATTGCCTTATAATGAATATTATGAGTATTTTGGACCAGATTATACTCTACATATTGAACCATGCAACATGGAGAACCAAAACTCGCCAAAAGATTTGGAGAAAATAAG GAACATGCTACTGGAGCAACTTTCTAGGCTACCACATGCACCCAGTGTACCATTTCAAACAACACCACCTATTACAAAAGTTCCAGAGGAG GAGGAAGAGGATATGGATAAAAGACCTAAACCTCGCATTTGGAATGGAGAGGACTGTGAGTCTGATCCTGATGAAGATGAGAAGCCTCGAGCTCAATTCTCAAACACCAATCATCATCCTACTTCAAATGTTGAGATGAG